The genomic region TTTTTCCATGGCTGCCATATTGTCTGAGAACAATGCATGAATCAGGATTTAAGATATATTTAAACGAACCTTCAGATTGCCACAAATGGTTTGCGTGACTGCTGAATTGAGAGTTGTGTTCAAGAATATAGTGTAATTCAAGAAGAAAGCTAGAGTACAGGAAAGAATCAACACAGCCTGTCCAAAAAGGAGGGGTAAACACAACACATTGTTAAAACCTGCTTGAGTAATTTGTAGTAAAACTCAAAAAGCATTGCAACAAGAGAAGAACTGTACAGTGTTTAAGTTTTCTAAACTTCAAGAGAATTAAACCAGGCACATATAGAAGTGATGTCTATAATCCcttaaaattatagaaaacAGTTAAAAAGTAATTCATTGTGGACAATTTATTAAAAGCTTTAACTGCCAGTTATAGAAAGAGTTTAAGTGCACTAAGATGTTCCAAAACAGTCCTTTTACCTTAAGCAATTCccagagagagaaagaagactAGGGAACAAAGAAGCAATTCCCAATCATAAAAATCTATACATGAATTTCCTTGAAAGAGCAGCACATACCAAAAAACCAGGTGACAAGAGGTAAGGAAAATTCATTGTAGTCTTCAAGTCGCCATGAAGAAATGTCCACAACAACAAAACTGGCCCACAGATTATACCTATTGTACAAATTCAGTTAATCTTACGTATAGCTAGGACCAAAAATTATGTTACTATAGAAGAAAAGGATATGCGATTCAAGTTGGAGCCATTAATTACCATTACACCACATAAGCCCAAAGCTATTAAGTCTACTAGATTTCCCTGACAAAAGAGGAAATATATGTAAGTACATAACAAATATGCCAAAATATTGAAGAGGAAATGTggttaaaaggaaaaagtagaagaaagaaaaaggtgagAGTGCTACCAATGCGGGCTATGGTTGCAAGATATATTGCTGTGGTGATGTTGGCTAAGAAAACAACAGCATACCCATAGAAGTCAAATGACAAGTCCCGAGCTCCCGCAACAAATGCACCAAGAACAATCAACCCAACACTGATAACatccttaaaatttttcaGTTAAACGAAGAAATCAGAAACATGGCTATGCAAGTGAAAATTCTCTCAACATTTCCCATTGACAAACATTATGCACCTAATCCAAGGTTTTAAAAACCACCAGGTCAAATTCCCACAATTGATCAACTATATAGCTAGAAGATGGTCAAGTCACAGCAGAAGGAAGATTGGATCCTGCCATAACCACAATCTTAAACCAGAGACAAAAAGGTGGGCACAAATCATCAGATTAGCATATAAAAGATGTCTGAACACATTATCTGTAAGATGAAGCACATAATACTTATTTACTTGTTccaatatttttcttcaatatgattcaatttttaCAAATCTTTACTGCCATTTGCTCATATCTACCATGTGCATCAAAGAAAGGGGAACTGGATAAACTGAGCTTAGAGTTGGCTCCCACCTCTGATGGGAACACACCAAAGCTATCATAAGCCTTTCCATTGATCACCTTCAAATTTTGTATTAGCACTTATTTCATTACAAGAAAATAACCAGACAAAACTTATGCTTCAAAATCATGTAGTAGCATGCTCCTGGCAATCCAATCAAGCATAATGTAAGAAgcttttacaaataaatttcaagAAACTTTAGCTAGAGGTATAACTAACCAGATTCCCCcaattttcaacaaatcacGTGTCCTATGACAACAACAGCGTGAAAGTAATCAAAGCACCAGTTACCTTCCAATTATAGACAATGTATACTTCTGTCCTGCCAGAAGAAACTCCACAAGCATTGTAAATACGACAGTAATTCGCCTCAGAGTAGTGTACATGGGAACATTGACTCCTCGAACAGACTCCACCGAGACTAGCTTTCaaggagaaagagaaacaaaCCAATTTTTTCATTAGCCAAAACCAAGGACACAATAAGTAAACAATTATtcataaaaagaagaatatagTACCATGTAAAGCAAATAGGCTCCTGCAAGAGGAAGGGTGTGAATCAATGTTTTCAAGGGCACCAAACTCGTCTTGCTATCAGAAATGGTCAAAGATTCATTGTTAGAGAAAGATATAATCTTCCACCGTCTCAGCACATAGAGGAAAGAACACGAACTTATAATCTGCCAAagaaagaatacaagaaatttatcaaacaattAAGAAACATTGAAAATGAATCATACTGCAAGTTATTGAGTCAATTTCAGGTAACAAAAATTCTCTATCTTTACCTGAAAGAGTGTAATTACATTCGCACAAGGGAAACTATAAGAAGATAAAGCTGCTTTATTGAAGAGTATCAAAAGCACTGCAAAAAAATACCCatttttccattaaaaaaCAACGACCTGAACCTCTAATTAGCGCCAAATTGAACAGCTACATTACATAAAcaaacaagaataaaaaattgaagaagaaaaaggaaaggaaagggaaCGTACCAGCGCAAGACATGTAAGAGACGGCAGCGTAGGCTCCTCTTTTCGACATGGCGGATCCTTTAAAGAGCATTTCGTCTCCTCTTTTCAGAAGCCgctctttctcttcttgctcGTCTATCGGAGGATCCGAAATCGGAAGAACCGGGTTCTTGATGGTATTCGTCGCCATCATAGACATTTCTTTGTgccctctctctccctctctctctctctctctctctctttgctCTGTTTCTggcttttttgtttgttttgagaAGACGACTTCGACGATAGTCGTTGGGAAGGGAAGCTTCCAAGCACGGCAACGATAAAGTGCGAAGACTGATCCACAGAGTGAACTCCGAAAAACGACCGCAGCCGAGGAATTACCAACTAGGCCCAATTTCTTTGGGCTCGGTCCAAACTATTCCCAAATTTTTTGCCTACTTTAGTACAATTGAATTGGGCCGGATGCAAATcctaataatcaaaatttttaataataagtatatttaggtataatatcctttaattttgaagtatttcgattcaaatttgattaaaattcaattataaatactttatacaaattcaattaaaaattaatagttaaaatttaaattcaattattaatactagtaaaaaacttaattcttaattcaaatttttaaaaacatatttagaaTAAGTAGTAAACTTTAATAAATactatattaattataagtaatttataaaaaaaatagaaaattgaaattaatattaaaaattacatttatagTAAAATTCGAGTACTAGTATCCATAAGAATTACCCGAACcctatttttactatttaaatCTTATTCGAATTAGATTACaaaatatcttaattttatataattaaataaaaaataaaaataattaattacaaagtgtataattttttagaaaaaaaaggattagCTAATAATTCCTTAGCCCCATCCTTTTTAGGGAGACCATTTAgtgaaaaagtcaaaaaaggGGGCCAAAAGGGGAAGGAGCAATAATTCTCAGGATTGCTACCAATGAAATGACGTCATTCAAGTAAACACTCATTCCATTTGATGACTACCGCCCAAGGCAAGTTTCTTCCTCAGCTTCTGTTTCttccttttgattttaaaCAGCTTTTCATTCTAGAAATAAAGGGTGTAAACCCATGTGGTTGTCATGGACATTTTGTATTTGAATTCATAACCCAGATTTTCTCATAGCTAAAGAGGAAACTGAGGGGCTCAAGGTCAAGAGTTTTTTCAGACTTTGAGGGGTTGCAGTGGGTGCAGTTATCGGATAACTAAAGAAGAGGGACGTGTTAACAGAGATGGATAGAGATTAGGATTGGTTTTGATTTGGCTGGGTGTGAATCAATGATCATGAATCATGATTATGGAATATGACTTTGTAGGGTGGAGTGTGATTAGaggcaaaacaaaaacaagattAACACGAGAATTATTGTAACACAGACAAAGCAAGGATGAACCAAATGATACGCCAAAAGCCAAAAATGGGAATGATTGTTGTTTGTGCTTGGTATCCCAATACTCTCTCAGGACATTGACATCTTTGCGGCTGCTTGCTGGAAAATCAAACATTCGAATGATGAAGAACAATGAAAGAATTGAATCTCCATCATGGAAATTGGATTTTACTTGGTAATATCTTTTTGAATCTTGACTGGGAATTAAACAGGgctaagaaagaaaggaagaaaaatgcttgatgaaaaagaatggAGGGCGGGGTCGGATTCACATGGCACATTAGATGCTGCAATATGGTCACGATTACAATTGAATGAAGCCCAGCAACAAGTAAAACAGTCCCCATGGCTTAAGGGGCAGTACTATAAGCCTTAAAGATAAGGTGAGCCCACCCTTCCACCTGTACCTTCGGCAAACAGTTGAATTATGAACTAGACTTTAAATCACAACAAAGTACTCTGAATTTTGTGAAGTGTAGTCACAATCTGTTTAAGAGTTTCTTATCATCTCTGCCAGGGAAAAGGCTTTCTCCTCTCTAAATTAGCTGTTACTGCTTTGGGGGATGCTTTGATCCCTGGAAGGGGGACCTCTCTGGGAAATGGGAAAACACGAATGAATGCTTTAGGGGTACAAAAAGCAAACCCACTTGCTTTCCTGGCGTGTGGGACCTTACACCTTGCTGCAGATTGGGGAGTGATTCATTAAGGTAATTGTAACACTTTTGACTGCAATGCTTGGTTTTTAAAAATCACTGTATTGGACTGCTTTCAGGAGGCTAATTTTCCTCCCAAAACTGTGGGTTTGTCACGCTTTTAATGTGTCCTGGTTGACCAtttctttaaagaaaagtagAGTAGAAAGTTTGCAGGTTGTAACTCCTACACGCCATACCCTTCTTTCTGATACAAAGcgtttttcaaagaaattggTTAAAGCTGGTGGAAGGGTGTCCGAGCGGTGGAACTGGAACTTCCTCCATGATTGAATTGGCCTTCATAGTCCACTTGCTAGaacaacataaaatcaatccagcccatttttcattttttggggTCTTGTTAAACTCAATCAACTCCAATATTGCCAAAATCCCTTTAGAGTTTAGCAAATTCGGAGGTACAAACGCGTTTGAATTTATGTGAGTATGCCAGCTAAAGGGACAGTAAATAATGTGTACCAAATTTGGTCTTATATCTAACCCCTGTTGGGTTCCACCACACGAGCATGATCATACAAAGCCAGATTGAATCATGATGGGGCTGAACATGAAGAATTCCGATCGCTGGTTTGAATGTATGTAGAAACCACGCTAGCCGTGCAGCGGGTTGCCGGGGGGCTAACATGTCGAGCCCATGCCGGCCATCACGTGAACTTCACAAGGGAACCCTGTCCATGTTCCGGAACAAGTATTTTCACAGCTAGGGTTTTTGAACCCTACCATTACTTGAATGTGATCAAAGAAACCTACAAAAACACACACCAAACGTACAATATGTTGTTGGTTACTTTGTCTAAGTTcattcctctctctctctctctcctatTATTGATCTACAATTGTGGAAAGAAACTCCGACAGAAAGAATCGAGATTATTTTAATGGAGAAGAGTTTTAGTATCAGAATCATTACAAGGAAGAAGATCAGTAGAATGTTTTAGTTCCCCGTTATCATGGAGGGTCTTGAAATGAGAGAGTTCATGCATCATGATGTGTTTGGAGGTCGTCTGCTGACATGTTGGTACATGTTTAGCATTAAACTCATGTGCGCGAACTATATTTTAGGAACTGCTACTGTCACGTTtagttcaattttaaaaacccTATAAGCACATGAACTCATCAAACTAGAGAtatctacaaaaaaaaaaatatgaaagacAGGACAATGATTGGACATTGCCTGGTTCAATTTTGATTCGGGTTCGAAAGATAATCCAAGAAATTAGAGCTCCCTGGAACAACATCAGCAAAGTAACAAAGGCCAGTTTCCTTCTGTTTtgtgaaaaaaacaaaatccccTGTTACACCATCGAGATGAACCATTGCAAATTGCAAAAACATGGTTCTTGTCATGAAGGATCATTTCCAGGGAACATCAGCAGGCATAATTCGCTCTGGTAAAGGTTTCTACACTGGAAATGATACATGAAACAAAGCAAATACTTCTCAAGCAAAGCAAATACTTCTCAAGCTTGACGACCAACTATAACAACAGTCAATTTTAGAATTAGACAGTTTagattatattaattaaacagtttgatattatatatatatatatatatagagagagagagagagagagagtagtTGGTTTGGCGATTGGTGGGGACAGAGACAGAGGGTGAAAACTTGGACCTAACCTGGGCTAGGCGGTTCTGGCACGTTGGTGCATTCTTTCCTTACCTGTCCGGATCATTGCTAGGCTTTTTGCCGACCCAACTTCTATGCTGTCCCTAACTTCCTCTCTTCCACAAGACGCAAGTCAATTTCCTTTCGCTCCctcctatatatatatatatatatatatatatatatatatatatatattctcagCTTCAAGCAGAAACACCATTCGCTTTAAGCCCCCATCTCTCTAGCTTttgtttcatattttattGGGTTCAACGTTTGTAGTACTTTATTTTCCATCTGAATATGGAGCTTCAACTGGGTCTTGCTCTCCCAACTCCAAACATAATCAAGGGGTTCGACTTGAACAACCTCGGACTCCACCAGCTGAAAGAAATGGGGGGTTTGGAAGCTTGGAACCACGCCGGTGGCTGTTTCGGGGACAAAGATTGTGTTAAAAACAAACGTGGTTTTGAGCAGGCCTTTGGAAACTTCACTGATGACTGCAAAGCAATGCCTTTGCTCCTATGGAGTGGTCAGCCAAATGAGGAAGAAGATCACAGGgatcaaaagaagaaaacttcTTCCTCCATCGCTGAGTAAGTTCTGTTCTTTTTTCAGatggaaaacaagaaaacgTTAACTACAAACCTGATACATAATTCTTTCAGTTTGTTCCAGCAAGTGAAATGGCAAAGAATCGGATTTCATTTTGAACTTGATTCACTGATCAGAAGccaaacaaacatcatctgaTACTGACAATTGCTTTTTCAACTGTTAGGAATTATGCAGAGGAAGAACAAGTGGTGGGGTGGCCACCCATTAAGCCATGGAGGAAGAATCTATTCCACCAGCATCAGCCTGGCAGGATTGAGAATAATCGGACGGCAGAGAAGGAAAATGGCAGATCCATCTATGTCAAGGTGAAGATGGAAGGAGTAGCAATAGCAAGAAAGGTTGATGTAAGGCTTTACCACTCCTACCAAGCACTTACAAGCTCTTTGATCAGCATGTTTGCCAAAGGTAAGAAGTAATCAACCATACAtaaaaattctttccaaagTCTCAACATTCGGTTGATCTTTTGTTCCTGTTTTGAACAGACCAAAAATGTGATGAAGATGATTACACACGTTACACTCTCACCTACCAAGACAAAGAAGGAGATTGGCTGATTGCTGGAGATATTCCATGGCAGTTCGTAtatttttcttcccttttttccTAGCctttcaatgaaattttattgttaGTAGCAACGTTAACCAATTGTTGAAGGACAAgaacaaataaacaaaagaaaatgctTAGCGTATTTGTCTATTTAAGAGAGACATATtcgaattttcttttttaaataataaaaagaaataaaaaattaatacaatttctttctattataatttcttattatttaaagattcAGATTCGAATCTTTGTTCTAAATATCATATGACTTCTTTCTATTATAATTTCTAAACAAATTTTTTGATATTGGTTTCGCAGGGTTTTTATTAAATCTGTGCAACGATTGAAGATAATCAAGAATTCGGAATGAATGGAAATGAATGAATTTATACTCGACTACCAAGATAAGCTCAAATTTACTAGTGTTACCAATGCTAGTACATGGGATATGATCAATTCTTTCCAATTAATAGTTGTAAAAACTCTAAAATGAGTGAAGTGTgaaaacatatatatgtaaGCTCTAGCAAGAACAAGATGAGTGAagcataattaattaattagcttGTTAATTAGGTCAGCTTCTATTTGATGTATTGAGAGCCTAGTTTAAGTTTGTAACCTCTCTTTATTAGTTTCTTTGTTTGTTCAAAGGATGTTGCTACCAACTAAAATCTTTGagtgctttattttttttttcattttgggaTTCCTTTTTACAAAGGGGAGGAATTTCCCTATAGTTCTAAAATCATATTAATTCTTTATAttaattgtattttttaattaatagtaaTGTTGTTTAATTTGTTAGAAGATGgtagaaaattttggtttaatgATTAGTATCACTTACTTAAGATTTAAGGTATAGGATTAAGAAAGACTACCATCATTTCATACATGATAAAACAAGACTAATTTATGCAAATTTTAATCttctcaaaaatattttctaataatttaaaaaggtattagcaataaaatattagaaaaattcTATTCATGGtacatgaattaattttactttaaaagaaaaaaaattttcaatactgatgatttcttaaaaagaaaataaaaaaataaactttgttaGAAACAGAgtaaaatccttttaaaaaaataatttcatgaCTCATGCATGTTTAGAAacttaaaaacttattttatatgtaaaatattttacggATCAACCGATAAAACATCCATTTTGAGCCGGAAattgttatatttatttgtcattaaaagtttagtaattttttcataaaaagattaatttatatttcctTCCCGGAAATCACGGTGTTATTAGACAACAAAGACTGCTGTCTGAAAATCAGTAGCTTATGATAAGTCAAAGTACGTATCACGCAAAGTGCCAGTACAGATTCACTGACGCCATAGTTTAAAGCAAGAACTGTCAAGGAAAATGATCTCTAAGCCATTGTTTCTGCTTCAGTTTCTTGATGAAGAGaatcataaagaaaaatcttcaCGTGTATGGAATACCATCAAGGAGAATTATAGACGTATactacttttttctttttcttttttgggtatTTTTTCGATTCTTTttcgattcacttctcgagGAGTATCAAATGGAAAATTGAAtgaatatatgaaattttcGATTActttatttagtttttcaCTGAAAGAAAGTATTTTGATGCTCTTCAACTGAGAATTCAAGGTATTAATCTGATAACAATCAGTTTTTAGCTCTTAAAAGTAACAAATTTACACTGCAACATATACAAATCAGTTTCCTCTCTTGTTTTGATGTGGGGTTGAAGTTTGGAGCAAGACCGCCAGAGATCAAAGACTGATTTCCTTTCCGGATGGAATATATCTGGGAAAGCAATATGAATGGTGAATGGGAAAAGAAAGCAGAGAATTATGTTTCAGCATTCACACAGAAACAGGATGATTGTAATAGTTATACAAAGAAGATGTTTATGGAGTTGCAGGAGCAGAAAGATACCGGTATGAATTTGTTTCTACAGTTGTAGGATTAGCTGCCACCACTGAAcctttcaaactcatttttgaTCGTCCGATTAACTTTTAACAGCTGAGATGACTTAGGTGGGCTCAGGAACCGCAATTGGGATCCTCCCTGGAAATCTTGATGGCGTATGTGGAAAAGGGTACAAAAGGGTAGTTGTTATGTTAACGTCAGAGATACTGAACAAGCAGTAAAATACAAGTATCGGCTTTTCCCGGGAAACACGAAACATGCAAGAGGTAAGAATTTCTACAAGATTTCGGGCGACTCTGTTTTGGTCTTCGCTTTCATGGAATAGAAAATGCTTTTGAGGAGAGGTAGTCAAAGAAAGACTCCTGCATGATGACTCTGCTAAGTCTGCTTTTGTCTTTGTTCTTACATAGCTTTAATGAATCTTCACCATCAAAATCTGTTTCTTTCGTTTGTAAATTTTATGGCCGCCCTGGTCCTCTGTACTTATCTTCCTACTGTTTGCTGTGCCTATATGTATGCCTTGGTGGGTGCATGGTTTCCATTGCTACTCAGCTATGGGGTTTCTTAGCTTTTCTTTGCTCGTTCTTGGGTTGCTTCAGCTTGTTTCTGCACAACAAAACACTGATCCAAATGAAGGTTTCTATAAGCAAGCTGTATATTTTATGGATGCTTTCATTAATGTTTCAACTCGTAATTATGTTCTAAGTTTTCTCATCTGCTTTTTTTTGGTTCAGTGGCTGCCCTCAGGAAGATCATAGATTACTGGAACTTGGGAAGTAAGCTGAATCTAACCGTTGACCCCTGCAGCCAGAACGCAAAATGGACCTCAGAAGATTCAAATCCTCGTGTTGCCTGTGACTGCTCCAGCAATCCCTGCCACATCACCCTTTTGTCAGCTTACAAGCACCACCATGATCATTATGTTTATCATTTCCCCGCTGTATTAGTTATATTATCCTgattgttttaattaaaaaaaattgcaggAAGATTTATGCTTTGGATATTAAGGGTGAGATACCCAGAGAACTGTTTGAGCTTAAGGAGTTGATGGACTTGTATGAGACCAAAACGTGAAACTTTGGTTCCTTTATACccattttaaattgatctgaCATCCTATCTGTGATACAGGAATCTAGGTCAGAATGTGTTAAACGGGTCCATTCCTGCTGAAATTGGACAGCTATCAAAAATGCAATACCTGTAACTGTCCGAACATGCTTGCTTTGAATTTTAGTGCTGAGTTCCTGGATTTGCAGGATTAATGCATATCTGAACTTGAACCAGTCACTGATGTCTTTTTGTTTGGACAATTCAACAGTAGCCTAGGCATAAACAACCTCACAGGTCCAGTGCCCCCAGAGCTTGGCAATTTAACCAAGTTGCTTTCCCTGTTAAGTTCATATCCATAGTTTTTCCAatatcttttcaaaattttcgtTTTAACGTTAAGCCCTTTCACTGTAAATcctgaatttttcttttgctgtTTTTGTGTTACAGAAGTTTTAGCTCAAACAATTTCTATGGACCATTACCCAAAGAGCTTGG from Theobroma cacao cultivar B97-61/B2 chromosome 9, Criollo_cocoa_genome_V2, whole genome shotgun sequence harbors:
- the LOC18587779 gene encoding UDP-N-acetylglucosamine/UDP-glucose/GDP-mannose transporter, whose product is MSMMATNTIKNPVLPISDPPIDEQEEKERLLKRGDEMLFKGSAMSKRGAYAAVSYMSCAVLLILFNKAALSSYSFPCANVITLFQIISSCSFLYVLRRWKIISFSNNESLTISDSKTSLVPLKTLIHTLPLAGAYLLYMLVSVESVRGVNVPMYTTLRRITVVFTMLVEFLLAGQKYTLSIIGSVGLIVLGAFVAGARDLSFDFYGYAVVFLANITTAIYLATIARIGKSSRLNSFGLMWCNGIICGPVLLLWTFLHGDLKTTMNFPYLLSPGFLAVLILSCTLAFFLNYTIFLNTTLNSAVTQTICGNLKDLFTIGLGWILFGGLPFDILNVIGQLLGFVGSGLYAYYKLVGK